The following is a genomic window from Crossiella equi.
AACACGGCGGCGGTCCCGGTGGTGGTGTGCTCGGTGGTGGTGTGCTCGGTGGTGGTGTGCTCGGCCATGGCGGGCTCCTGAATGGCGGGAAAAGGTGGCGGCGGGGTCAGCGCACGAGGACGGAGCCGTCGGCGGGCCGGTGGTCGCGGGAGCGCCGCAGGTCGGTGAAGGCGAACATGCGTTGCAGCCAGCGGTCGCCGCCGTCGTAGCGCGGGGTGAACGCCGAGCGGCCGTGCAGCGCGATCCGGTTGTCCACCACGGCCAGGTCGCCCGGGCGCAGCCGCACACCGTCGTAGTGCTCGCGCACGGCCGCGCCCAGCTCGGTCAGCGCGGCCTGGCCCCGGGCGGTCAGCGCGGAGGTGGCGGCCTCGTCGAAGCACAGGTCCGGGTCGGCCGGGTCACCGGCGAGCACCGCGTGCGCCGAGCCCTCCCCGCCCCCGAAGGACGGCGGCGGGTTGGTCACGAACTCCGAGCGCGACAGCGCCTCTTTGGCACGGGTGGTCAGCGTGGGCAGGATGCGGCGGATGGAGGCGGTGCGCAGCTCGGAGACGCCCTCGTGGTCGGCGCGCAGGCACAGCAGCAGCACGTAGTCCGGGCGGTGCGGGTGGAAGGCGTTCTCGGTGTGGAAGGTCAGCTCCACCGAACCGGCGTTGCCCTGGAACTCCTCCTGGCCGGGCACCGGCACCACGTCCTGCACCAGCGCTCCGGACTTCTCCGCCGCGAACGAGGCCGGGTCGCCGAGGCCGTTGGCCACCAGCATCACCACCGCGGCGGGCAGCGCGGGCGTGCGCTGCACCGAACCGCGCACGGTCGGCGTGGGCGGCACCGAGGCCGGGTCGATGGGCAGGCCGGGCAGCAGCAGGCGGCCGTCCGGGCCGGAGTCCCGGCGGAACTCGCGCACCTGGTGCCGCAGCGCGGTGGGCACGTCCTGCCAGGCGCGGCGGGCCTTGGCCACCCAGCCCGGATCGTCGACCAGGGCCCCGGCCGAGGCCAGCAGCTGCCGGGCGACGTGGCCGAAGGCGACCAGGTCCTTGGCGGTCAGCCCGGAGGCGGGTGCTTCGGTGGAGGTCATCGGGCTTCTCCCGCCATCGCGCGGACCAGGCTCAGCGGGCGCATGTCGGTCCAGGTGGCCTCGATGTGGTCCAGGCAGGCCTGCCGGGCGGCCGGGCCGAACGTGCCCGTCCAGCCCGCCGGGACGGCGATGTGCTCGGGCCACAGGGAGTGCTGGCCCTCGTCGTTGACCAGGACGAGGTAGGTGCCGTCGTTGTTCTCGAAGGGGTTGCTCATGTCTGTCGCCTTTCCGGTGTGGGTCAACGGCCCAGGCGGACCGGAAGGCTCCGGTAGCCGCTGAGCATCGAGGAGTAGATGGGCAGTGGGTCCCCGGTCAGCTCGATCGAGCCGACCTGGTCGCGGAGCGCGGTGAGCATGGCGGTGATCTCGCCCTTGCCCAGGTAGGCGCCCACGCAGTAGTGCGGTCCGTGGCCGAAGGACAGGTGCTTGTTCGGCGTGCGGG
Proteins encoded in this region:
- a CDS encoding TauD/TfdA family dioxygenase, which encodes MTSTEAPASGLTAKDLVAFGHVARQLLASAGALVDDPGWVAKARRAWQDVPTALRHQVREFRRDSGPDGRLLLPGLPIDPASVPPTPTVRGSVQRTPALPAAVVMLVANGLGDPASFAAEKSGALVQDVVPVPGQEEFQGNAGSVELTFHTENAFHPHRPDYVLLLCLRADHEGVSELRTASIRRILPTLTTRAKEALSRSEFVTNPPPSFGGGEGSAHAVLAGDPADPDLCFDEAATSALTARGQAALTELGAAVREHYDGVRLRPGDLAVVDNRIALHGRSAFTPRYDGGDRWLQRMFAFTDLRRSRDHRPADGSVLVR
- a CDS encoding MbtH family protein, whose product is MSNPFENNDGTYLVLVNDEGQHSLWPEHIAVPAGWTGTFGPAARQACLDHIEATWTDMRPLSLVRAMAGEAR